A genomic window from Glaciihabitans sp. INWT7 includes:
- a CDS encoding DUF6804 family protein produces the protein MTSYPTPEFRRPALAPGILGAIVLIAGLALLDNPGGYLFIKFGVAILALIMCVFAWQSGQWWWIIGLAAIAVAWNPIWPFALSGQIWVASQFVAALLFVATGLQVKVVNPEDRNRSKAGARR, from the coding sequence ATGACCTCGTACCCGACACCCGAATTCCGGCGTCCGGCCCTGGCCCCGGGCATCCTCGGGGCCATCGTGTTGATCGCGGGGCTTGCGCTCCTGGACAACCCCGGAGGGTATCTGTTCATCAAATTCGGGGTCGCCATTCTCGCGCTGATCATGTGCGTGTTCGCCTGGCAATCCGGGCAGTGGTGGTGGATCATCGGGCTCGCCGCCATCGCCGTGGCCTGGAATCCGATCTGGCCATTCGCGCTCAGCGGGCAGATCTGGGTGGCGTCGCAGTTCGTCGCGGCGCTGCTCTTCGTCGCCACCGGTCTCCAGGTGAAGGTGGTCAATCCCGAGGATCGCAACCGGTCGAAGGCGGGAGCGCGACGCTGA
- a CDS encoding M20/M25/M40 family metallo-hydrolase, with product MPDPVANLQALVRLATISRLDPADTDWAPFDALIALLPELYPATHSALSRELVGGHSMLYRWKGRTDASPTVLMAHYDVVSATDEGWSHPPFAAELVGSGDDQLIWGRGTLDDKGSLACILEGVEAQVTAGHQPEADIYLSFGHDEETEGSGARAIVDLLESRGIRPSLVIDEGGAVVEDIFPGVSGPIAVVGVSEKGILSLTLTVEQHGGHASTPPRISATARLAAAIVRLNNRPFRAGFTPTTLEMIRTLGAHASSPLRWIFTNLWLTRPLLLVLFGRLGPETSAMIRTTQAVTMLQASQAANALAERAVATVNIRVAIDSSVADAVEHVRRSIDDPLVRLDVLHPNEPSPVSPTSGPAWQLVRSTIEQTYPGTIVTPYVMMAASDSRYFARISEFVYRFSPFEMSTEERGTLHAIDERMKVSTLFRGVDFYTRLISRL from the coding sequence ATGCCCGATCCCGTCGCCAACCTGCAGGCTCTCGTGCGACTCGCGACGATCTCGAGGCTCGACCCGGCAGACACCGATTGGGCACCGTTCGACGCCCTCATCGCCCTTCTCCCCGAGCTCTACCCGGCAACCCATTCCGCGCTCAGCCGGGAACTGGTCGGCGGCCACTCGATGCTGTACCGCTGGAAAGGGCGCACCGATGCTTCACCGACGGTGCTCATGGCGCACTACGACGTCGTCTCGGCGACGGACGAGGGCTGGTCCCATCCGCCCTTCGCCGCCGAACTGGTCGGATCGGGCGACGATCAGCTGATCTGGGGGCGCGGCACCCTCGACGACAAAGGCTCGCTCGCCTGCATCCTGGAGGGCGTCGAGGCTCAGGTCACCGCCGGACACCAGCCGGAAGCCGACATCTACCTGAGCTTCGGCCACGACGAGGAGACCGAGGGCAGCGGAGCCCGCGCGATCGTCGACCTCCTCGAGTCCCGCGGCATCCGTCCTTCGCTCGTGATCGACGAGGGCGGTGCCGTCGTCGAAGACATCTTCCCCGGCGTGTCCGGTCCGATCGCGGTGGTCGGGGTGAGCGAGAAGGGCATCCTCAGCCTCACCCTCACCGTCGAACAACACGGCGGCCATGCCTCCACCCCGCCGCGGATTTCCGCGACCGCACGTCTCGCCGCGGCCATCGTGCGCCTCAACAATCGGCCGTTCCGCGCCGGATTCACGCCGACCACCCTCGAGATGATCCGCACGCTCGGCGCCCACGCCTCCTCGCCCCTGCGTTGGATCTTCACGAATCTCTGGCTGACCAGACCGCTGCTTCTCGTGCTGTTCGGGCGCCTCGGGCCGGAGACGAGCGCGATGATCCGCACCACTCAGGCGGTGACAATGTTGCAGGCGAGCCAGGCCGCCAATGCACTCGCCGAACGGGCGGTGGCTACCGTGAACATCCGGGTCGCCATCGACTCCTCAGTGGCGGATGCCGTCGAGCACGTGCGGCGGTCCATCGACGACCCGCTCGTACGCCTCGACGTGCTGCACCCCAACGAGCCCTCCCCGGTGTCACCCACCAGCGGTCCCGCTTGGCAATTGGTGCGATCGACCATCGAACAGACCTATCCGGGCACGATCGTCACCCCATACGTGATGATGGCCGCCAGCGACAGCCGCTACTTCGCGCGAATCAGCGAGTTCGTCTACCGTTTCAGCCCCTTCGAGATGTCGACGGAGGAGCGCGGCACGCTGCATGCGATCGACGAGCGGATGAAGGTGTCGACGCTGTTTCGCGGCGTCGACTTCTATACGCGGCTGATCAGCCGGCTCTGA
- a CDS encoding CAP domain-containing protein translates to MVHRGIAAVRRAGAILAVVTLAGFALTFVGVSSASAAEADTIASLVNQARASAGLPGLIHNPAMDAVAQQWANQMGAANSMTHNPDYSTQIPSGWSRAGENVAMGQPTPSAMHTAWMNSPGHRANILGDFTDIGIAFVTVNGTTWGVEDFGKYAGHAGAPAPAAAPAPAAKAAAAPAPAAAPAPAPVKAPVAAAPAATAPIAAKPSAPTPSTVTPAAAAPATSSTPAPSVASTPQPTGSATATAGRAQAPSFGSPESFLLSASDSAVQKPFPIGYVIGGILVILGIGGGIYGQRMRIRGRKPPDT, encoded by the coding sequence ATGGTGCATCGGGGGATAGCGGCTGTCCGGCGCGCGGGGGCGATCCTCGCCGTCGTCACTCTCGCGGGATTCGCACTCACCTTTGTTGGTGTGAGCAGCGCCTCCGCCGCCGAGGCCGACACGATCGCCTCCCTGGTGAACCAGGCCCGGGCGAGCGCAGGACTTCCCGGCCTCATCCACAATCCGGCGATGGATGCCGTGGCGCAGCAGTGGGCGAACCAGATGGGTGCCGCCAATTCGATGACCCACAATCCCGACTACAGCACCCAGATCCCCTCCGGCTGGAGTCGGGCCGGCGAGAATGTGGCGATGGGCCAGCCCACCCCCTCGGCCATGCACACGGCCTGGATGAACTCGCCGGGCCACCGGGCCAACATCCTCGGCGACTTCACCGACATCGGAATCGCGTTCGTGACCGTGAACGGCACCACCTGGGGTGTGGAGGACTTCGGCAAGTACGCCGGACACGCGGGTGCGCCCGCTCCCGCGGCGGCTCCCGCTCCCGCGGCGAAGGCGGCAGCAGCGCCGGCTCCCGCCGCTGCACCTGCTCCTGCGCCGGTGAAGGCTCCGGTTGCGGCGGCACCGGCTGCCACTGCGCCGATCGCTGCAAAGCCGAGCGCTCCAACACCGAGCACAGTCACGCCGGCCGCTGCCGCCCCCGCCACTTCGTCGACGCCGGCTCCCTCCGTCGCATCCACTCCGCAGCCCACCGGGAGCGCGACAGCGACCGCGGGGCGCGCGCAGGCTCCCTCGTTTGGCAGCCCCGAGTCATTCCTGCTCAGTGCGTCCGATTCCGCGGTTCAGAAGCCCTTCCCGATCGGCTATGTCATCGGCGGCATCCTCGTGATCCTCGGCATCGGCGGCGGCATCTACGGCCAGAGGATGCGAATCCGCGGCCGCAAACCACCGGACACCTAG
- a CDS encoding GDSL-type esterase/lipase family protein, which produces MTADTVVFLGDSLTQGGDWAGWFPDLTAVNLGIGGNTTDDVLGRLDSVVELDPDEIVLLIGTNDLGMRRNVESLVRNIQSILVQLRRELPGSRMLVQSIMPRGREFADRIRDANIHLRQFSATVHAQFLDLWPTMALEDGELNPAYSDDRLHLNDAGYEAWLSELRPALVRLRDLPPMTSPIRAIMLDDYARPTPQS; this is translated from the coding sequence ATGACTGCAGATACGGTAGTTTTTCTCGGCGACAGCCTCACACAGGGCGGCGATTGGGCCGGATGGTTTCCTGATCTGACGGCGGTGAATCTCGGGATCGGCGGCAATACGACCGATGATGTGCTCGGTCGGCTCGACTCCGTCGTGGAGCTCGACCCCGACGAGATCGTGCTCCTGATCGGCACCAACGACCTGGGGATGCGGCGCAACGTCGAGAGCCTCGTTCGCAACATCCAGTCCATTCTCGTGCAGCTTCGCCGTGAGCTTCCGGGGTCGAGGATGCTCGTGCAGTCGATCATGCCGCGGGGGCGGGAGTTCGCCGACCGCATCCGCGACGCGAACATCCACCTGCGCCAGTTCTCGGCGACCGTTCACGCGCAGTTCCTCGACCTCTGGCCGACGATGGCCCTGGAGGACGGCGAACTGAACCCGGCGTACTCGGACGACCGGCTGCACCTCAACGACGCGGGATACGAGGCCTGGCTGTCCGAGCTGCGACCCGCACTCGTGCGGCTGCGCGACCTTCCGCCGATGACCAGCCCGATTCGAGCCATCATGCTCGACGACTACGCGCGTCCCACACCACAGAGCTGA
- a CDS encoding SDR family oxidoreductase, with protein sequence MAEAAQTGKRVLVTGATGYIGGRLVPRLLEAGYRVRVFVRSPLKLTDVPWIDDVEIATGDLADPRSVAKAVEGIDVLYYLVHSMGAKGEFEQTERSAATTVATAAKAAGVSRIVYLGGLHPDGELSPHLRSRAEVGRILLDSGVPTAALQAGVVIGSGSTSFEMVRHLTDVLPYMPAPKWVRNFIQPIAIRDVLYYLVECAELPDDVNRSFDIGGPNVLRYGQMMNGYALEAGLKQRPIASLPVLTPWLASQWVNLVTPIPRALAVPIIASLQYDCVVHEHDIENFIPDPEGGLTPYRRSVRLALGKMRDGAVETSWQDSAVRGAPSDRLPSDPEWTGHTVYTDLRELHSTAPADQVWRVIEGIGGDNGWYSFPLAWAVRGWMDKVVGGVGLRRGRRNAAHLNAGDALDFWRVEELDRGRFLRLRAEMKVPGGAWLELSVTPNAASGGSNYRQRAVFFPQGLGGRLYWFSILPFHGVIFAGMASKITQTAEAQVLADARGGR encoded by the coding sequence ATGGCTGAAGCAGCGCAGACCGGCAAGAGAGTACTCGTCACCGGCGCAACCGGGTATATCGGGGGTCGCCTCGTGCCGCGTCTTCTCGAGGCGGGATATCGCGTGCGGGTGTTTGTGCGCAGTCCTCTGAAACTCACCGACGTGCCGTGGATCGACGATGTCGAGATCGCGACCGGTGATCTCGCCGACCCGCGCAGTGTGGCCAAGGCAGTCGAGGGCATCGACGTGCTGTACTACCTCGTGCATTCGATGGGGGCGAAGGGGGAGTTCGAGCAGACAGAACGCTCCGCCGCCACCACCGTCGCCACCGCGGCGAAGGCGGCCGGTGTCTCGCGCATCGTCTACCTCGGCGGATTGCATCCCGACGGCGAACTCTCCCCCCACCTGCGGTCACGCGCGGAGGTTGGCCGCATCCTGCTCGATTCCGGAGTGCCGACGGCGGCTCTCCAGGCCGGCGTCGTGATCGGCTCAGGCTCGACCTCGTTCGAGATGGTCCGCCATCTGACCGATGTGCTCCCGTACATGCCGGCGCCGAAATGGGTGCGCAACTTCATCCAGCCGATCGCGATCCGTGACGTGCTCTACTACCTCGTGGAGTGCGCCGAACTGCCGGACGACGTCAACCGCAGCTTCGACATCGGCGGGCCCAACGTGCTGCGGTACGGCCAGATGATGAACGGGTACGCGCTCGAGGCCGGACTGAAACAGCGCCCGATCGCGTCCCTTCCGGTGCTCACGCCGTGGCTGGCCTCTCAGTGGGTCAACCTGGTCACCCCGATCCCGCGAGCCCTCGCCGTGCCGATCATCGCCTCGCTGCAATACGACTGCGTGGTGCACGAACACGACATCGAGAACTTCATCCCCGACCCCGAGGGTGGTCTCACTCCGTATCGCCGATCAGTGCGGCTGGCGCTCGGCAAGATGAGGGACGGCGCGGTCGAGACGAGCTGGCAGGATTCCGCCGTGCGGGGTGCGCCGAGCGACCGCCTTCCGAGCGACCCGGAGTGGACCGGTCACACGGTCTACACCGACCTGCGCGAGCTCCATTCGACCGCGCCGGCCGATCAGGTCTGGCGCGTGATCGAGGGAATCGGTGGCGACAACGGCTGGTACTCCTTCCCGCTCGCCTGGGCCGTTCGCGGCTGGATGGACAAGGTGGTCGGAGGAGTCGGTCTGCGACGCGGTCGACGCAACGCCGCCCATCTCAACGCCGGCGACGCCCTCGACTTCTGGCGGGTCGAAGAACTCGACCGCGGCCGTTTCCTGAGGTTGCGTGCCGAGATGAAGGTGCCCGGCGGCGCCTGGCTCGAACTGAGTGTGACACCCAACGCGGCGAGCGGCGGATCGAACTATCGCCAGCGTGCGGTGTTCTTCCCCCAGGGCCTCGGGGGCCGCCTCTACTGGTTCAGCATCCTGCCGTTCCACGGCGTGATCTTCGCCGGAATGGCTAGCAAGATCACCCAGACCGCCGAGGCGCAAGTGCTCGCCGATGCCCGAGGCGGTCGGTGA
- a CDS encoding aldehyde dehydrogenase family protein yields MTRLAVPKTYKLYIGGKFPRSESGRVYEIATTKGEFLANAARASRKDARDAVVAARAAHSGWAGATGYNRGQVLYRIAELLEGRRAQFVDELRQSEGLSEAVAQKQVDTAIDVWVWYAGWADKYVQVAGNGNPVSGPYFNISTPEPTGVVAIIAPQTSSLLGLVSVIAPALVSGNTVVVVASERAPLSAISLSEVLATSDVPGGVVNVLTGSAAEIAPWLASHADVNAIDLAGAGDLAGELSWIDLQIAGAETLKRVLPPESGVPAPSVERITFFTETKTVWHTKGII; encoded by the coding sequence ATGACCCGCCTCGCCGTACCCAAGACCTACAAGCTGTACATCGGTGGCAAGTTCCCCCGCAGCGAGTCCGGGCGGGTCTACGAGATCGCCACCACCAAGGGTGAGTTCCTCGCCAACGCGGCACGCGCATCCAGAAAAGATGCCAGGGACGCCGTGGTCGCGGCCCGCGCCGCGCACTCCGGCTGGGCTGGCGCGACCGGCTACAACCGGGGCCAGGTGCTCTATCGCATCGCCGAGTTGCTCGAGGGTCGTCGTGCCCAGTTCGTGGACGAGTTGCGCCAGAGCGAGGGTCTGTCCGAAGCGGTGGCCCAGAAGCAGGTGGATACCGCCATCGACGTGTGGGTCTGGTACGCCGGCTGGGCGGACAAGTACGTGCAGGTGGCCGGCAACGGCAACCCGGTGAGCGGACCGTATTTCAACATCTCCACCCCCGAGCCGACCGGGGTGGTGGCGATCATCGCCCCGCAGACGTCGAGCCTGCTCGGGCTCGTCAGCGTCATCGCGCCTGCCCTCGTGAGCGGCAACACGGTGGTGGTGGTCGCGAGCGAGAGAGCTCCTCTCTCGGCGATCAGCCTGAGTGAGGTGCTCGCGACGAGCGATGTTCCGGGAGGCGTGGTCAACGTGCTGACCGGATCGGCCGCCGAGATCGCCCCGTGGCTCGCGAGCCACGCCGACGTCAACGCGATCGACCTCGCCGGTGCGGGCGACCTCGCCGGCGAGCTCAGTTGGATCGACCTCCAGATCGCCGGCGCCGAGACGCTGAAGCGGGTGCTGCCTCCGGAGAGTGGCGTGCCCGCGCCATCCGTCGAGCGCATCACCTTTTTCACGGAGACGAAGACGGTCTGGCACACGAAAGGGATCATCTAG
- a CDS encoding aldehyde dehydrogenase family protein — MTFLDYAPAPESTAILNLRESYGLFIDGEFSEGHGESFHTISPATEQKIARIASADVSDVDRAVAAARRAYNRTWSKLSGADRGKYLFRIARLVQERARELAVAESLDNGKPIKESRDVDVPLVAAWFFYYAGWADKLDYAGLGPNPRSLGVAAQVIPWNFPLLMLAWKIAPALAAGNTVVIKPAETTPLTALIFAEILQQADLPAGVVNIITGAGDTGSLLVNHPDVNKVAFTGSTAVGRAIARSTAGSGKKLTLELGGKAANIVFDDAPMDQAIEGIVNGIFFNQGHVCCAGSRLLVQENVKDEVVDRLKARLSTLRLGDPLDKNTDIGAINSRAQLDRIRELSDIGEQEGAERWTADCEIPKNGFWFAPTIFTNVSTSHRIAREEVFGPVLSVLSFRTPAEAISKANNTPYGPSAGIWSSNGSRVLGVADKLRAGVVWANTFNQFDPASPFGGYKESGYGREGGRHGLAAYLESTGWDSPGGRIASARDRGETSSSKKAAIK; from the coding sequence GACCTTTCTCGACTACGCTCCGGCGCCCGAATCGACGGCGATCCTCAACCTCCGCGAGAGCTACGGCCTCTTTATCGACGGCGAATTCTCCGAGGGGCACGGGGAGTCGTTCCACACCATCTCCCCGGCGACCGAGCAGAAGATCGCCCGGATCGCGAGCGCGGATGTCTCGGATGTCGACCGCGCCGTCGCAGCAGCCCGACGCGCCTACAACCGCACCTGGTCGAAGCTCTCGGGTGCCGACCGCGGCAAATACCTGTTCCGGATCGCCCGTCTCGTGCAGGAGCGGGCGCGCGAACTCGCCGTCGCGGAGAGCCTCGACAACGGAAAGCCGATCAAGGAGTCTCGCGATGTGGACGTGCCGCTCGTCGCCGCGTGGTTCTTCTACTACGCGGGATGGGCCGACAAGCTCGACTACGCCGGTCTCGGGCCGAATCCCCGCTCGCTCGGCGTGGCCGCGCAGGTGATCCCGTGGAACTTCCCGCTCCTGATGCTGGCGTGGAAGATCGCCCCGGCCCTCGCCGCCGGCAACACCGTCGTGATCAAGCCCGCCGAGACCACGCCGCTCACCGCGCTCATCTTCGCGGAGATCCTGCAGCAGGCCGATCTGCCGGCCGGAGTCGTGAACATCATCACGGGAGCGGGGGACACCGGTTCCCTGCTGGTGAATCATCCGGACGTCAACAAAGTCGCCTTCACCGGATCCACCGCGGTCGGTCGCGCCATCGCCCGTTCCACGGCGGGGTCTGGCAAGAAGCTCACTCTGGAGCTCGGAGGCAAGGCGGCGAACATCGTGTTCGACGACGCGCCGATGGACCAGGCGATCGAAGGCATCGTCAACGGGATCTTCTTCAACCAGGGCCACGTCTGCTGCGCCGGGTCGCGCCTCCTCGTTCAGGAGAACGTGAAGGACGAGGTGGTCGATCGGCTCAAGGCGCGACTGTCGACACTGCGGCTCGGTGATCCGCTCGACAAGAACACCGACATCGGCGCGATCAATTCCCGCGCCCAGCTCGACCGCATCCGTGAACTCTCCGACATCGGGGAGCAGGAGGGCGCCGAGCGATGGACCGCGGATTGCGAGATCCCGAAGAACGGATTCTGGTTCGCGCCGACCATCTTCACCAACGTGTCCACGAGCCACCGCATCGCCCGGGAAGAGGTTTTCGGACCTGTGCTCAGCGTTCTGAGCTTCCGCACCCCGGCAGAGGCGATCTCGAAGGCGAACAACACACCCTATGGACCCTCTGCCGGCATCTGGAGCTCCAACGGCAGCCGCGTGCTCGGTGTCGCCGACAAGTTGCGGGCCGGAGTGGTCTGGGCCAACACCTTCAACCAGTTCGATCCGGCCAGCCCCTTCGGCGGGTACAAGGAGTCGGGCTACGGGCGCGAGGGTGGTCGCCACGGTCTCGCGGCGTACCTGGAGTCGACCGGCTGGGATTCCCCCGGTGGTCGGATAGCGAGCGCCCGTGATCGCGGCGAGACCTCGTCGAGCAAGAAAGCAGCAATCAAATGA